Proteins encoded together in one Coffea arabica cultivar ET-39 chromosome 2c, Coffea Arabica ET-39 HiFi, whole genome shotgun sequence window:
- the LOC113725933 gene encoding beta-galactosidase 6: MLMGRMNMRTIITLLVILVVEGCYWERGVSTTVTYDHKALVIDGKRRILQSGSIHYPRATPDLWPGIISKAKEGGLDVIESYVFWNYHEPVRGQYYFEGRFDLVRFVKTVHEAGLYVHLRIGPYACAEWNYGGFPVWLHFIPGIKFRTSNELFKREMKRFLKKVVNLMKDENLFASQGGPIILAQVENEYGNVEDAYGVGGKLYVKWAAETAVSLNTTVPWVMCAQKDAPDPIINTCNGFYCDGFTPNSPSKPAMWTENYPGWFLAFGYPIPYRPVEDIAFAVARFFEKGGTFQNYYMYFGGTNFGRTAGGPLIATSYDYDAPLDEYGFIRQPKWGHLRDLHIAIKHCEDYLVEADPSRVSLGMNLEAHVYYKTSNDCAAFLANYDSKVDANVTFKGISYFLPAWSVSILPDCKNVVFNTAKVVSQKTLDDVSFVRNTITRKSSLASSAWDWYKERVGIWGSNSFTASGLLEQINTTKDASDFLWYTTSVNVDEKIERHHKNVVVLSIASLGHAALVFVNKRPVGFGYGNHDDASFVLKKKISLNPGNNTLDVLSMIVGLQNYGPWFDIQGAGVNSVVLSGLKNAKENLSSKRWNYQVGLEGESLGLYKVNLQNSSLWKKGNALPTNQSLIWYKGTFLAPDGKGPVSVDLSSMGKGQAWVNGRSIGRYWPAYHSPSTGCTDNCDYRGSYNARKCLKKCGQPTQTLYHIPRHWLHAGENILVLHEEIGGDPSKISLVTRTGQEICASLSEADLPPSDTWNPKVGFSSEVPQVRLTCDQGWHIASIRFASFGTPEGDCGAYMQGSCHANVTSIYQQACVGKQQCSVPVFAANLGDPCPGVLKRVAVQALCSV, encoded by the exons ATGCTGATGGGAAGAATGAACATGAGAACCATAATTACCCTCTTGGTAATCTTGGTCGTTGAAGGCTGTTATTGGGAAAGAGGGGTTTCAACAACTGTAACTTATGATCATAAGGCATTGGTTATTGATGGAAAGAGGAGGATTTTGCAGTCAGGCTCCATACATTATCCACGAGCTACACCTGAT TTGTGGCCAGGCATCATTagcaaggcgaaggaaggaggATTGGATGTGATCGAGAGTTACGTTTTCTGGAATTATCATGAACCTGTTCGAGGGCAG TATTACTTTGAGGGCAGATTTGATCTTGTAAGGTTCGTGAAGACGGTGCACGAAGCTGGCCTTTATGTCCATTTAAGAATTGGCCCCTACGCATGTGCTGAATGGAATTACGG GGGATTCCCTGTTTGGTTACATTTTATTCCTGGAATTAAATTTCGAACTTCGAATGAACTTTTCAAG AGGGAAATGAAGCGTTTCCTGAAAAAAGTAGTCAACTTAATGAAGGATGAGAATCTATTTGCATCTCAAGGCGGTCCAATCATTCTTGCACAG GTTGAGAATGAATACGGGAATGTTGAGGATGCCTATGGAGTTGGTGGAAAGTTATATGTCAAATGGGCTGCTGAAACAGCTGTTAGTCTAAATACTACAGTCCCGTGGGTGATGTGTGCTCAGAAAGATGCACCTGATCCAATT ATAAACACATGCAATGGCTTTTATTGTGATGGATTCACCCCAAATTCCCCTTCCAAGCCAGCAATGTGGACAGAAAATTACCCTGGATG GTTTCTTGCATTTGGTTATCCCATCCCTTATCGACCTGTTGAGGACATTGCTTTTGCAGTAGCACGCTTTTTCGAGAAAGGCGGAACTTTTCAAAACTATTACATG TACTTCGGTGGCACCAACTTTGGGCGAACTGCAGGAGGTCCTTTGATTGCAACAAGCTATGATTATGATGCTCCACTGGATGAATATG GTTTTATTAGACAGCCAAAATGGGGACACCTGCGTGACTTGCACATTGCAATTAAGCATTGTGAAGACTATTTGGTTGAAGCAGATCCATCTAGAGTATCACTTGGTATGAACCTTGAG GCACACGTGTACTATAAAACTTCAAACGATTGTGCAGCCTTTCTTGCTAACTATGACAGCAAAGTAGATGCCAACGTCACATTCAAGGGGATTTCATATTTCCTTCCTGCTTGGTCTGTGAGCATTCTTCCAGACTGCAAAAATGTTGTTTTCAACACAGCAAAG GTTGTGTCCCAAAAGACCCTTGATGATGTTTCATTTGTACGTAATACGATTACAAGGAAGTCTTCTTTGGCGTCATCAGCATGGGATTGGTATAAAGAGAGAGTGGGCATTTGGGGCAGCAACTCATTTACAGCATCAGGTTTACTAGAGCAGATAAATACAACAAAAGATGCGAGTGATTTTCTATGGTACACAACAAG TGTAAATGTGGATGAGAAAATTGAACGACATCACAAGAATGTAGTAGTCTTGAGTATTGCAAGTTTGGGGCATGCAGCACTCGTTTTCGTGAACAAGAGGCCAGTAG GATTTGGTTATGGTAATCATGATGATGCCAGCTTTGtgcttaaaaagaaaattagtcTCAACCCTGGAAATAACACGTTGGATGTATTGAGCATGATTGTTGGTTTGCAG AACTATGGACCATGGTTTGACATTCAAGGTGCAGGAGTTAATTCTGTTGTTCTCAGTGGTTTGAAGAATGCTAAGGAAAATCTTTCTTCAAAAAGATGGAACTATCAG GTGGGACTCGAAGGAGAATCCCTTGGATTATATAAAGTAAATCTTCAAAATAGTTCACTATGGAAAAAGGGAAATGCTTTACCGACCAATCAGAGCCTAATATGGTACAAG GGCACCTTTCTTGCTCCTGATGGAAAAGGTCCAGTATCCGTTGATCTCTCCAGCATGGGGAAGGGTCAAGCATGGGTAAATGGTCGGAGTATAGGGCGATACTGGCCTGCCTATCACTCTCCATCAACTGGCTGCACCGACAATTGTGACTACAGGGGAAGCTATAATGCGCGGAAATGCTTGAAGAAATGTGGTCAACCTACTCAAACATT GTACCATATACCACGCCATTGGTTACATGCAGGCGAGAATATACTCGTTCTCCACGAAGAGATAGGAGGTGACCCTTCAAAAATTTCTTTGGTCACACGGACTGGGCAAGAAATCTGTGCAAGTTTGTCAGAGGCTGACCTTCCACCTTCTGATACTTGGAACCCAAAAGTAGGATTTTCGTCTGAAGTCCCTCAAGTTCGGCTGACCTGCGACCAAGGTTGGCACATAGCTTCAATTCGCTTTGCCAGCTTTGGAACTCCAGAAGGAGATTGTGGAGCATACATGCAAGGGAGTTGTCATGCCAATGTGACTTCCATCTATCAACAG GCTTGCGTGGGCAAACAGCAATGTTCAGTTCCTGTCTTTGCAGCTAACCTCGGAGACCCATGCCCTGGGGTGCTGAAAAGGGTGGCAGTTCAAGCTCTTTGCAGTGTTTGA